A genomic window from Streptomyces broussonetiae includes:
- a CDS encoding chromosome partitioning protein, producing MSVAVWGMRMTGIEIAVGYVFAWAVRKAKRVAGRADEEVDRTLDASMDRLHDLVSRKLGEDPALQKLAEEAAAGQDRPTDRTQQRVHLALEDATENDPAFAEALDRAVKDVQALSRAVGGISAGDGGQAVGGNVGIRADHGSAAAWSMRDVTLGNPREPGPRQG from the coding sequence TTGTCAGTGGCGGTCTGGGGGATGCGAATGACGGGCATTGAGATCGCGGTCGGGTACGTGTTCGCGTGGGCGGTGCGCAAGGCGAAGCGGGTGGCAGGCCGAGCGGACGAAGAGGTCGACCGCACTCTCGACGCCTCGATGGACCGGCTCCACGACCTGGTCAGCCGCAAGCTGGGCGAGGATCCCGCATTGCAGAAGCTGGCCGAGGAGGCCGCGGCGGGGCAGGACAGGCCGACCGACCGCACCCAGCAGAGGGTGCACCTCGCGCTGGAAGACGCCACGGAGAACGATCCCGCCTTCGCAGAGGCTCTGGACCGCGCGGTGAAAGATGTGCAGGCCCTGTCCCGCGCGGTCGGCGGAATATCGGCAGGCGACGGTGGGCAAGCCGTCGGCGGGAATGTGGGCATCCGTGCCGACCACGGGTCCGCTGCCGCCTGGAGCATGCGGGATGTGACCCTGGGAAACCCTCGGGAGCCGGGTCCGCGCCAGGGGTGA